Proteins found in one Coffea eugenioides isolate CCC68of chromosome 5, Ceug_1.0, whole genome shotgun sequence genomic segment:
- the LOC113770656 gene encoding AUGMIN subunit 4 yields the protein MGKGIAAQNLGADVIQLLDQLERHCLAPDGSLIAKSTHYDLQLAREEMCKERQRYLEALAIYIEAIAMVEEYQQAVSVANFGGIRDVQGLYSQLGLKNPPQVYEALEHRMVVAEAAQKLRLPLISKDGEIHEEEIEKWSIMSRSSLDSTCTSVTISSSSNSTNYTNISALGTSAPASTMISGVVADASEPEVGGAPNRYLGITPAYLWQTQLQQLPLPMDMAEYQMSLAREIGSRLDIKSDKLIDAMVTGDIDSPTSGPNSTARLPERIKLIIEEIEREETAWREDLYSSDRKFAEYYNVLEQILGVLIKLVKEIKLQHQHKYDELHKTWLCKRCETMNAKLRVLEHVLLYDTYTPETIGALHKIRKYLVDSTDEVSLAYNKAVTRLREYQGVDPHFDSIARQYHEIVKKLENLRWTIHQVEMDLNRST from the exons ATGGGGAAGGGGATTGCAGCACAAAATCTAGGAGCAGACGTGATCCAGCTATTAGATCAGTTGGAGCGGCACTGCTTAGCTCCTGATGGTTCTCTCATTGCCAAATCCACTCACTACGATCTCCAACTC GCGAGGGAGGAAATGTGCAAAGAACGACAGCGTTATTTGGAAGCCTTG GCAATTTACATCGAGGCGATTGCAATGGTGGAAGAGTATCAGCAGGCGGTTTCAGTGGCTAATTTTGGGGGCATTCGCGATGTTCAGGGTCTTTACTCCCAGCTTGGCTTGAAGAATCCTCCTCAG GTTTACGAGGCTCTTGAGCATCGAATGGTCGTGGCAGAAGCTGCTCAGAAGCTGAGGCTTCCCCTGATATCCAAAGATGGCGAAATACACGaggaagaaattgaaaaatggaGTATAATGTCAAGAAGCTCCCTTGATAGTACCTGTACCAGTGTCACAATTAGCTCAAGCTCAAATTCAactaattatacaaatatttcAGCACTTGGCACCTCTGCTCCTGCCAGCACTATGATCTCAGGGGTTGTCGCTGATGCATCAGAACCTGAAGTTGGTGGTGCTCCTAATCGATACCTTGGAATCACTCCTGCTTATTTGTGGCAAACTCAACTTCAGCAACTTCCATTACCTATG GATATGGCAGAATACCAGATGTCACTTGCCCGGGAGATTGGCAGTCGACTAGACATTAAGTCTGATAAGTTAATAGATGCTATGGTTACAGGTGACATCG ATTCACCAACCAGTGGTCCAAATTCAACTGCTAGGCTCCCAGAAAG GATAAAGTTGATTATTGAGGAGATTGAGAGAGAAGAAACAGCATGGAGGGAGGATCTATATTCATCTGACAGAAAGTTTGCAGAATATTACAAT GTTTTGGAGCAGATACTAGGTGTGCTAATCAAGCTTGTTAAAGAAATTAAGTTGCAGCATCAACATAAATAT GATGAACTGCACAAAACTTGGCTTTGCAAAAGGTGTGAGACCATGAATGCCAAATTGAG AGTTCTAGAACACGTCCTGTTGTATGACACCTATACTCCAGAAACAATTGGAGCACTTCACAAGATAAG GAAGTATCTGGTCGATTCTACAGACGAAGTATCACTTGCGTATAATAAAGCG GTTACACGCCTTCGTGAGTATCAAGGCGTCGATCCACACTTCGATTCCATAGCCAGACAATATCATGAGATAGTCAAG aaattggaaaatttgcgTTGGACTATTCACCAAGTGGAGATGGACCTTAACCGAAGCACCTGA
- the LOC113770769 gene encoding uncharacterized protein LOC113770769 isoform X1: MENVKARDLTTSFQQLDLHLNPNKATQKSTKFMSWPLRKPPSLVSLCLGVVGRHFEDIIEDLPDIAPTFPPNIKMALAAIARRRKLLTDDVIIVLAESSWDILDISGSDISDFGLSQVLQICKSLRAVDISRCSKLTSTGISELLQHCQCLEILRWGGCPASDQTARRCLSILKPILHDVAGESWEELEATDIAAAAQSLRWLVWPKVDKDSLESLSVECPRIIINPKPSAFGYRGLEIPREAFPSAALDDPVVEDIDPETWAISGFTARSIIASTSGSDELPMAEKFRLAFVERDNRLAPKRAKNARQHQRRAVREWVMMSSRAKAMALASQATKSLHHRN; the protein is encoded by the exons ATGGAAAATGTCAAAGCCAGAGACCTAACGACCTCGTTTCAACAGCTCGATTTGCATCTCAATCCCAACAAGGCCACTCAGAAATCAACCAAGTTTATGTCTTGGCCACTCAGAAAGCCTCCCAGCTTGGTGAGTTTATGTCTTGGGGTAGTTGGTAGGCATTTTGAGGACATCATTGAGGACTTGCCTGATATTGCCCCGACTTTTCCACCTAATATCAAG ATGGCCCTCGCCGCAATTGCAAGAAGACGAAAGTTACTGACTGATGATGTTATTATCGTATTAGCTGAAAGTTCTTGGGACATACTTGACATATCAGGTTCAGATATTTCTGATTTTGGTTTATCACAAGTACTTCAGATATGCAAATCTTTGCGAGCAGTTGACATAAG TCGGTGCAGCAAACTCACGTCAACTGGGATTTCTGAACTCCTTCAGCATTGCCAGTGTTTGGAGATATTGAGATGGGG AGGGTGCCCGGCAAGTGACCAAACAGCACGGAGATGCTTAAGTATCTTGAAGCCTATTTTACATGATGTGGCAGGAGAATCTTGGGAGGAACTGGAGGCCACAGATATTGCCGCTGCTGCACAATCACTTCGTTGGCTTGTATGG CCAAAAGTTGACAAGGATTCCTTAGAGAGCTTGTCTGTAGAATGCCCCCGCATAATTATAAACCCAAAACCATCAGCTTTTGGATACAGAGGCTTGGAAATTCCTAGAGAAGCCTTCCCGAGTGCAGCATTGGACGATCCAGTTGTTGAAGATATTGATCCAGAAACATGGGCGATATCTGGGTTTACAGCTAGGTCAATAATTGCATCAACTTCTGGATCTGACGAGTTACCCATGGCTGAAAAGTTTAGGCTTGCATTTGTAGAGAGAGATAACCGATTGGCACCAAAGCGTGCAAAGAATGCAAGGCAGCACCAGCGACGAGCAGTGAGGGAATGGGTGATGATGAGTTCTAGAGCAAAAGCAATGGCACTTGCCTCCCAAGCAACCAAGTCTCTACACCATCGGAATTAG
- the LOC113770769 gene encoding uncharacterized protein LOC113770769 isoform X2 has product MENVKARDLTTSFQQLDLHLNPNKATQKSTKFMSWPLRKPPSLMALAAIARRRKLLTDDVIIVLAESSWDILDISGSDISDFGLSQVLQICKSLRAVDISRCSKLTSTGISELLQHCQCLEILRWGGCPASDQTARRCLSILKPILHDVAGESWEELEATDIAAAAQSLRWLVWPKVDKDSLESLSVECPRIIINPKPSAFGYRGLEIPREAFPSAALDDPVVEDIDPETWAISGFTARSIIASTSGSDELPMAEKFRLAFVERDNRLAPKRAKNARQHQRRAVREWVMMSSRAKAMALASQATKSLHHRN; this is encoded by the exons ATGGAAAATGTCAAAGCCAGAGACCTAACGACCTCGTTTCAACAGCTCGATTTGCATCTCAATCCCAACAAGGCCACTCAGAAATCAACCAAGTTTATGTCTTGGCCACTCAGAAAGCCTCCCAGCTTG ATGGCCCTCGCCGCAATTGCAAGAAGACGAAAGTTACTGACTGATGATGTTATTATCGTATTAGCTGAAAGTTCTTGGGACATACTTGACATATCAGGTTCAGATATTTCTGATTTTGGTTTATCACAAGTACTTCAGATATGCAAATCTTTGCGAGCAGTTGACATAAG TCGGTGCAGCAAACTCACGTCAACTGGGATTTCTGAACTCCTTCAGCATTGCCAGTGTTTGGAGATATTGAGATGGGG AGGGTGCCCGGCAAGTGACCAAACAGCACGGAGATGCTTAAGTATCTTGAAGCCTATTTTACATGATGTGGCAGGAGAATCTTGGGAGGAACTGGAGGCCACAGATATTGCCGCTGCTGCACAATCACTTCGTTGGCTTGTATGG CCAAAAGTTGACAAGGATTCCTTAGAGAGCTTGTCTGTAGAATGCCCCCGCATAATTATAAACCCAAAACCATCAGCTTTTGGATACAGAGGCTTGGAAATTCCTAGAGAAGCCTTCCCGAGTGCAGCATTGGACGATCCAGTTGTTGAAGATATTGATCCAGAAACATGGGCGATATCTGGGTTTACAGCTAGGTCAATAATTGCATCAACTTCTGGATCTGACGAGTTACCCATGGCTGAAAAGTTTAGGCTTGCATTTGTAGAGAGAGATAACCGATTGGCACCAAAGCGTGCAAAGAATGCAAGGCAGCACCAGCGACGAGCAGTGAGGGAATGGGTGATGATGAGTTCTAGAGCAAAAGCAATGGCACTTGCCTCCCAAGCAACCAAGTCTCTACACCATCGGAATTAG
- the LOC113770445 gene encoding putative aconitate hydratase, cytoplasmic, protein MYVPTCSPSSSVSKSASAAILRAARVRFASTISSSSPSSIFSSVSRSFVSPSVSKPSSFITCRSFKPSSAVRSLRCSVPRWSHGVDWRSPVSLRAQIRTAAPVIERFERKIATMAPEHPYKGILTSLPKPGGGDFGKFYSLPALNDPRIDKLPYSIRILLESAIRNCDNFQVTKNDVEKIIDWQNTSPKLVEIPFKPARVLLQDFTGVPAVVDLASMRDAIKSLGSDPEKINPLVPVDLVIDHSVQVDVARHENAVQANMDLEFKRNNERFAFLKWGSTAFHNMLVVPPGSGIVHQVNLEYLGRVVFNTDGILYPDSVVGTDSHTTMIDGLGVAGWGVGGIEAEAAMLGQPMSMVLPGVVGFKLSGKLRNGVTATDLVLTVTQMLRKHGVVGKFVEFYGSGMAELSLADRATIANMSPEYGATMGFFPVDHVTLQYLKLTGRSDETVAMIEGYLRSNKMFVDYSEPQQERVYSSYLELDLAGVEPCVSGPKRPHDRVPLRQMKDDWQSCLDNKIGFKGFGVPKEEQSKVAKFSFSGQPAELKHGSVVIAAITSCTNTSNPSVMLGAGLVAKKACELGLEVKPWIKTSLAPGSGVVTKYLLQSGLQKYLNQQGFHIVGYGCTTCIGNSGDLQESVASAITEHDLVVAAVLSGNRNFEGRVHPLTRANYLASPPLVVAYALAGTVDIDFEKDPIGIGKDGKSVYFKDIWPNTEEIAEVVQSSVLPEMFKSTYEAITEGNAFWNQLSVPSSKLYEWDPNSTYIHQPPYFKDMTMDPPGPHGVKDAYCLLKFGDSITTDHISPAGSIHKDSPAAKYLMERGVDRRDFNSYGSRRGNDEVMARGTFANIRLLNKFLNKQAPKTIHIPTGEELYVYDAAMRYKSAGQDTIILAGTEYGSGSSRDWAAKGPMLQGVKAVIAKSFERIHRSNLAGMGIIPLCFKPGEDADTLGLTGYERYTIDLPKKVSDVRPGQDITVTTDDGKSFTCVVRFDTEVELTYFDHGGILPYVIRNLAK, encoded by the exons ATGTATGTACCCACATGCTCACCTTCATCGTCAGTGTCAAAATCTGCTTCTGCTGCAATCTTGAGAGCTGCTAGGGTTCGTTTTGCATCTACAATTTCATCATCATCACCATCTTCTATTTTCTCTTCTGTTTCCAGAAGCTTCGTTTCTCCTTCGGTATCCAAACCGTCGTCGTTTATCACTTGTCGGTCTTTTAAACCTTCGTCGGCGGTTCGATCGCTTCGTTGCTCTGTCCCTCGGTGGAGTCACGGCGTTGACTGGAGATCGCCTGTCAGTCTTAGAGCTCAGATCAGAACTGCTGCTCCTGTCATCGAACGCTTCGAGCGAAAGATCGCAACTATGG CTCCTGAACATCCTTATAAGGGAATATTGACCAGTCTACCCAAGCCTGGAGGTGGTGACTTTGGAAAGTTCTATAGCCTTCCTGCTTTAAATGATCCCAGAATTG ATAAGCTTCCATATTCCATTAGGATACTCTTGGAATCTGCTATACGTAATTGTGACAACTTCCAAGTCACCAAGAATGATGTTGAGAAGATCATCGACTGGCAAAATACTTCACCAAAGCTAGTTGAAATTCCCTTCAAGCCAGCCCGAGTTTTGTTGCAG GATTTTACTGGTGTTCCAGCTGTGGTGGATCTTGCTTCCATGCGAGATGCCATAAAGAGTCTTGGCAGTGACCCAGAGAAGATCAATCCCTTG GTACCTGTGGACCTTGTTATTGATCATTCAGTTCAGGTTGATGTTGCAAGACATGAGAATGCAGTGCAGGCAAACATGGACCTTGAATTCAAGAGGAACAATGAGAGGTTTGCCTTCCTTAAGTGGGGATCCACTGCCTTCCATAACATGCTTGTTGTTCCTCCTGGTTCTGGTATTGTCCACCAG GTTAACTTGGAGTACCTTGGACGGGTTGTCTTCAACACTGATGGCATTCTTTATCCTGATAGTGTTGTTGGAACTGATTCTCATACAACAATGATTGATGGACTAGGAGTTGCTGGTTGGGGTGTTGGAGGAATTGAAGCTGAGGCTGCTATGCTTGGGCAG CCAATGAGCATGGTTTTACCTGGTGTTGTTGGATTTAAATTGTCCGGAAAGTTGCGCAATGGTGTCACAGCTACTGATTTGGTTTTAACAGTGACCCAAATGTTGAGAAAGCATGGTGTTGTTGGCAAGTTTGTCGAGTTTTATG GTTCTGGTATGGCTGAATTATCGTTGGCCGATAGGGCTACTATTGCAAATATGTCACCTGAGTATGGAGCAACCATGGGTTTCTTCCCTGTGGATCATGTCACATTACAATACCTTAAATTAACTGGGAGAAGTGATGAAACA GTGGCAATGATAGAAGGATATTTGCGCTCAAACAAGATGTTTGTCGACTACAGCGAG CCTCAACAGGAGAGAGTGTATTCATCTTATCTGGAATTGGACCTTGCTGGTGTTGAACCTTGTGTTTCTGGACCGAAAAG ACCACATGACCGAGTTCCTCTAAGACAAATGAAGGATGATTGGCAATCATGTCTTGATAACAAAATTGGGTTTAAG GGGTTTGGAGTGCCAAAGGAAGAACAAAGTAAGGTTGCCAAGTTCTCATTCAGTGGCCAGCCTGCTGAACTTAAACATGGTAGTGTTGTTATAGCTGCTATCACAAGCTGTACAAACACATCCAATCCGAGTGTCATGCTTGGAGCTGGTCTTGTTGCAAAGAAGGCCTGTGAGTTGGGGTTGGAG GTAAAGCCATGGATAAAAACTAGTCTTGCCCCAGGCTCTGGAGTTGTGACAAAATATTTGCTCCAGAG TGGCCTGCAAAAATATTTGAACCAGCAAGGATTTCACATTGTTGGCTATGGATGCACGACATGCATTGGAAATTCTGGGGATCTGCAAGAATCAGTAGCTTCAGCAATCACAGAACATG ACCTCGTTGTTGCTGCTGTACTTTCTGGTAATCGCAACTTTGAAGGTCGTGTTCATCCGCTGACAAGGGCTAATTATCTTGCTTCACCTCCATTAGTTGTTGCTTATGCACTTGCTGGCACG GTTGACATTGACTTTGAGAAGGACCCAATTGGAATTGGAAAAGATGGAAAAAGTGTGTACTTCAAAGATATCTGGCCCAATACCGAAGAAATTGCTGAG GTGGTGCAGTCTAGTGTGCTCCCAGAAATGTTTAAGAGCACTTATGAAGCTATTACAGAAGGCAATGCCTTCTGGAATCAACTGTCTGTTCCTTCATCAAAGCTTTATGAATGGGATCCCAActcaacatatatccatcaaccTCCATATTTCAAGGACATGACCATGGATCCACCTGGTCCCCATGGAGTCAAGGATGCGTATTGCTTGCTGAAATTTGGTGACAGTATCACTACTGATCATATTTCTCCAGCAGGGAGCATCCATAAGGATAGTCCAGCCGCGAAGTACTTGATGGAGCGTGGGGTTGACCGTAGAGATTTCAATTCTTATGGTAGTCGTCGTGGCAATGATGAAGTGATGGCAAGGGGTACCTTTGCAAATATTAGACTTCTGAATAAGTTCTTAAACAAACAGGCTCCAAAGACTATTCACATCCCAACAGGCGAGGAGCTCTATGTTTATGATGCAGCAATG AGGTACAAGAGTGCTGGTCAGGACACCATAATTCTGGCAGGTACAGAGTATGGAAGTGGCAGTTCTCGAGACTGGGCAGCTAAGGGTCCAATGCTGCAG GGAGTCAAAGCGGTGATTGCCAAAAGTTTTGAGAGAATACACCGCAGTAATCTTGCAGGGATGGGCATTATTCCACTTTGTTTCAAACCTGGCGAGGATGCTGATACGCTGGGCCTGACAGGTTATGAACGTTACACTATAGACCTTCCAAAGAAAGTCAGCGATGTAAGACCTGGCCAAGACATTACAGTCACCACTGATGATGGAAAGTCTTTCACATGTGTAGTCCGTTTTGACACAGAG GTTGAACTGACATACTTCGACCATGGTGGAATCCTTCCCTACGTTATTCGAAACTTGGCCAAGTGA
- the LOC113770854 gene encoding NADH dehydrogenase [ubiquinone] 1 alpha subcomplex assembly factor 2 isoform X1, with product MSRFWAGIVGLFRNRTMAGMDKAGNRYFTRMEEIDGVMKEKRWVVFKGEQEPTSVPVEWICWLNGQRKIAPTPEEMAELEARRERVRLNVALLKKEEEERGAKGLSQEAAKTGKVVGPDLKSFIRQLPVTSEGDGRGEALDASGRASKATDSEKQPPYEVRQKQEDSSEPTGTGESFRPGTWQPPT from the exons atgtCGAGATTCTGGGCAGGAATTGTGGGATTATTCAGAAATCGGACTATGGCGGGAATGGACAAAGCTGGGAATCGATACTTTACTCGAATGGAAGAAATTGATGGTGTCA TGAAAGAGAAACGATGGGTGGTATTCAAAGGAGAGCAGGAACCAACTTCAGTTCCAG TCGAATGGATATGTTGGCTGAATGGACAGCGAAAGATAGCTCCTACGCCTGAG GAAATGGCTGAGCTTGAGGCTAGACGGGAACGTGTTAGACTCAATGTTGCTC TTCTCAAGAAAGAAGAGGAGGAAAGGGGGGCCAAAGGTCTTAGTCAAGAAGCTGCTAAGACTG GTAAAGTTGTAGGGCCAGACTTGAAGAGTTTTATCCGGCAGCTCCCAGTTACTTCAGAAG GTGATGGACGTGGGGAAGCACTTGATGCATCAGGGAG GGCCTCCAAAGCAACTGATTCAGAGAAGCAACCACCATATGAAGTTAGACAAAAACAAGAAGA TTCTTCCGAGCCTACGGGAACAGGTGAATCGTTCAGACCAGGGACATGGCAACCTCCAACATGA
- the LOC113770854 gene encoding NADH dehydrogenase [ubiquinone] 1 alpha subcomplex assembly factor 2 isoform X2, with product MVSVMKEKRWVVFKGEQEPTSVPVEWICWLNGQRKIAPTPEEMAELEARRERVRLNVALLKKEEEERGAKGLSQEAAKTGKVVGPDLKSFIRQLPVTSEGDGRGEALDASGRASKATDSEKQPPYEVRQKQEDSSEPTGTGESFRPGTWQPPT from the exons ATGGTGTCAGTAA TGAAAGAGAAACGATGGGTGGTATTCAAAGGAGAGCAGGAACCAACTTCAGTTCCAG TCGAATGGATATGTTGGCTGAATGGACAGCGAAAGATAGCTCCTACGCCTGAG GAAATGGCTGAGCTTGAGGCTAGACGGGAACGTGTTAGACTCAATGTTGCTC TTCTCAAGAAAGAAGAGGAGGAAAGGGGGGCCAAAGGTCTTAGTCAAGAAGCTGCTAAGACTG GTAAAGTTGTAGGGCCAGACTTGAAGAGTTTTATCCGGCAGCTCCCAGTTACTTCAGAAG GTGATGGACGTGGGGAAGCACTTGATGCATCAGGGAG GGCCTCCAAAGCAACTGATTCAGAGAAGCAACCACCATATGAAGTTAGACAAAAACAAGAAGA TTCTTCCGAGCCTACGGGAACAGGTGAATCGTTCAGACCAGGGACATGGCAACCTCCAACATGA
- the LOC113770590 gene encoding ATP synthase gamma chain, chloroplastic-like, with protein MMSCSNISTTVSLKPSICDPSSISSPSQLNPHRILNYQTITDTKRFDFYHISRAPLIQNGLRELRERMETVKNTQKVTEAMMLVAAAKVRRAQEAVINSRPFAEALVEVLYDINEQLQLDDIDVPLTNIRPVKKVALVVMTGDRGLCGGFNNVMLKKAEARIKELRNLGLDYYLISVGKKGNAYFHRRDGLFVGRFVESGGFPTSKEAQVIADDVFSLFVSEEVDKVELLYTKFVSLIKSDPVIHTLLPLSAKGELYDVNGKRVGVGKDEFFRLTTKEGRLTVERDRPIRKKREFLPNLEFEQDPAQILDALMPLYLNSQILRALQESFASELAARMNAMSNATENAVELKKNLSITYNRERQAKITGEILEIVAGAEALI; from the coding sequence ATGATGTCTTGCTCCAACATATCAACAACGGTCTCCTTAAAACCTTCAATTTGTGAcccctcttcaatttcttccccATCTCAGCTCAACCCCCATCGCATATTAAATTATCAAACAATTACAGATACAAAAAGGTTTGATTTTTATCATATTTCGAGAGCGCCCCTTATTCAAAATGGCCTCCGTGAGCTCAGGGAGCGGATGGAAACAGTAAAAAACACCCAAAAAGTGACAGAAGCAATGATGCTAGTTGCAGCTGCAAAAGTGCGGAGAGCCCAAGAAGCAGTAATCAATAGCAGACCATTTGCAGAGGCCCTTGTTGAAGTCTTGTACGATATCAATGAGCAGCTTCAGTTGGATGATATAGATGTTCCTTTAACAAATATTAGGCCAGTCAAGAAAGTTGCTCTCGTTGTGATGACTGGAGATAGAGGTCTTTGTGGGGGTTTCAATAATGTTATGCTGAAAAAGGCTGAGGCCCGGATTAAGGAGTTGAGGAATCTTGGATTGGATTATTATTTGATTAGTGTTGGGAAAAAGGGCAATGCTTACTTTCATAGAAGGGATGGTTTGTTTGTGGGTAGATTTGTCGAGAGCGGGGGATTTCCTACTTCTAAAGAAGCTCAAGTGATTGCTGATGACGTTTTTTCTCTGTTTGTTAGTGAGGAAGTTGATAAAGTTGAGCTACTGTATACCAAATTTGTGTCATTGATAAAGTCTGATCCAGTAATTCATACTTTGCTTCCACTGTCTGCTAAAGGAGAGCTTTATGATGTAAATGGCAAACGTGTTGGTGTAGGCAAAGATGAGTTTTTCCGATTGACAACAAAAGAAGGGAGATTGACTGTGGAGAGGGATCGCCCAATTCGAAAAAAGAGGGAATTTTTGCCTAATTTGGAGTTTGAGCAAGACCCTGCTcagattcttgatgcattgatGCCACTTTATTTAAATAGTCAGATTCTGAGGGCATTGCAGGAGTCATTTGCTAGTGAGCTAGCTGCAAGGATGAATGCAATGAGCAATGCCACTGAGAATGCGGTGGAGTTGAAGAAGAACCTTTCCATTACTTATAACAGGGAAAGGCAAGCTAAGATCACAGGGGAGATCTTGGAAATTGTTGCTGGAGCAGAGGCACTTATTTAG
- the LOC113772315 gene encoding uncharacterized protein LOC113772315 has product MFINCRGMSSAEGKYSLYRQGSSGWSTLRNEEFQEEDVWGILGRSKELKKSNSDSYRESSSMVSRRRPTASRMIPKATSSNSGTEPKIIQQSAPVNIPDWSKIYGSSSKKPSNTVSRLDDDDDHGNSDGVMYNSWDSDEEEEDDGSVVPPHEWIARKLARSQITSFSVCEGVGRTLKGWCCCG; this is encoded by the exons ATGTTCATAAACTGTAG GGGGATGTCATCAGCTGAAGGCAAGTATAGCTTGTACAGGCAAGGCAGCTCTGGTTGGTCAACCTTGAGGAAtgaagaatttcaagaagaagATGTCTGGGGTATTCTCGGGCGAAGTAAAGAATTGAAGAAGTCCAACTCTGATTCCTACAGAGAATCGTCCTCTATGGTTTCGAGGCGCCGGCCGACTGCATCGAGAATGATTCCAAAAGCCACCAGTAGTAATTCTGGGACCGAACCCAAAATTATTCAACAGTCAGCCCCTGTTAACATCCCTGATTGGTCCAAGATTTATGGAAGCAGCTCCAAAAAACCATCCAATACTGTTTCACGgcttgatgatgatgatgatcacGGCAATAGCGATGGCGTGATGTATAACAGTTGGGACAGtgatgaagaagaggaagatgatggCAGTGTGGTTCCACCCCATGAATGGATCGCCAGAAAGCTTGCAAGGAGTCAAATAACCTCATTTTCTGTGTGCGAAGGTGTTGGAAGAACACTCAAAG GTTGGTGCTGCTGTGGGTAA